One genomic window of Legionella jordanis includes the following:
- a CDS encoding gamma-glutamylcyclotransferase yields the protein MLIVSPQIKAASDTCHPKINPRLPQYIAGYGSLIDEQSKKTTDSKAYENIPVLIKGFKRSWCAHGNMPGFNATFLSLNENKKGTFNGVIYRVSDPKEIELYDTRETVYCRKELSAEQIKIYTKKIPEKIQVWIYYPKSTQNDQPSREFPITQSYVDIFIRGCIKIEEKFNIKDFAKECILTTDNWPEQHWVNDRVYPRRPSAYEPYARKIDALLKEHLPKQFKNITIE from the coding sequence ATGTTGATAGTTTCCCCTCAGATAAAAGCAGCCTCAGATACATGCCATCCCAAAATAAACCCAAGATTACCCCAATATATTGCTGGTTATGGAAGTTTGATTGATGAGCAATCTAAAAAGACTACAGACTCAAAAGCTTATGAAAACATTCCTGTTTTAATTAAAGGCTTTAAAAGGAGTTGGTGTGCACATGGTAATATGCCAGGATTCAATGCAACTTTTTTGTCTTTAAATGAAAACAAAAAAGGGACATTTAACGGCGTAATTTATAGAGTCAGTGATCCCAAAGAAATAGAGCTATATGACACTAGAGAAACTGTTTATTGTAGGAAAGAGTTAAGTGCCGAACAAATTAAAATATATACAAAAAAAATTCCTGAAAAAATACAGGTATGGATTTACTATCCAAAATCAACACAAAATGATCAACCTAGCCGTGAGTTTCCCATTACACAATCATATGTCGATATTTTTATTAGAGGTTGCATTAAAATTGAAGAAAAATTTAATATAAAAGATTTTGCTAAAGAATGTATATTAACTACGGATAACTGGCCTGAACAACACTGGGTCAATGATAGAGTTTATCCTAGACGCCCTTCAGCATATGAGCCTTATGCACGTAAGATAGATGCTCTATTAAAAGAACATTTACCTAAGCAATTTAAAAATATAACAATCGAATAA
- a CDS encoding polyprenyl synthetase family protein — MTVARLRALVNTDFNAVNALIIENIQSQVGLIDDLAHHIVESGGKRLRPLLVLLASHACGYQGQDHIALAAMVEFFHTATLLHDDVVDESTLRRGRETANEIWGSKASILVGDYLFTQSVQLMVNVNNSQILRLMADTSHEISCGEVKQLVNRHNFNLSIEEYLDVIRAKTALLFAASAAIGAHLSPTGNHLSQSLYNYGLHLGNAFQMIDDALDYCSDATTIGKNIGDDLADGKATLPLLHALHHGTAEQQQLIKSSIQYGSLHNLEAILAAIEETNAIEHTRKYAESEVDRALTALQPVPPSVYKEALEELALFAIKRNH, encoded by the coding sequence ATGACGGTTGCCCGTTTAAGAGCCTTGGTGAATACTGATTTTAATGCAGTTAACGCTTTAATCATCGAAAACATACAATCACAAGTTGGATTAATTGATGATTTAGCGCATCACATCGTTGAAAGTGGCGGCAAACGCTTACGCCCTCTTTTAGTTCTTTTAGCCAGCCATGCCTGCGGCTATCAAGGGCAAGATCACATTGCATTAGCTGCCATGGTTGAATTTTTTCATACGGCTACCCTGCTGCATGATGACGTGGTTGATGAATCCACCCTAAGACGGGGTCGAGAAACAGCCAATGAGATTTGGGGTAGTAAAGCCAGCATTCTGGTTGGGGATTATTTATTTACCCAATCGGTGCAACTCATGGTAAATGTCAATAATTCACAAATTTTACGTTTAATGGCAGATACATCGCATGAAATCAGTTGTGGTGAAGTGAAACAATTGGTCAATCGCCACAATTTTAATCTAAGCATTGAAGAATATCTGGATGTCATTCGTGCCAAAACCGCCTTGCTTTTTGCCGCTTCAGCAGCCATTGGCGCTCACTTGAGCCCGACTGGCAATCACTTGTCACAAAGTCTGTATAATTATGGCCTTCACTTGGGCAATGCATTTCAGATGATTGATGATGCATTGGATTATTGCTCGGATGCCACCACGATTGGTAAAAACATAGGCGACGATTTAGCCGATGGCAAGGCCACCTTACCTTTGCTGCATGCATTACATCATGGCACAGCGGAACAACAGCAGTTAATTAAAAGCAGTATTCAGTATGGCAGTTTACATAATTTAGAGGCAATCCTCGCAGCCATTGAAGAAACCAACGCCATTGAACATACTCGCAAGTATGCTGAATCGGAAGTCGATCGTGCATTAACCGCTTTACAACCCGTACCACCATCAGTCTATAAAGAAGCGCTTGAAGAGTTGGCATTATTTGCCATCAAGCGAAATCATTAA
- the ychF gene encoding redox-regulated ATPase YchF, which yields MGFKCGIVGLPNVGKSTLFNALTKAGIEASNYPFCTIEPNVGIVTVPDPRLDALAEIVKPQQVLPATMQFVDIAGLVKGAASGEGLGNQFLANIRETDAIAHVVRCFENSDIIHVEGKVDPLSDIAVINTELALADMETLEKALMKASKNSKSGNKEAIAEKQALEKIKTHLDEGNPVRTLELNGEEEAIARRLFLLTAKPVLYIANVDDTGFENNPLLDKVKELAKQENASIVALSAATEAELMELDDDERKEFMADLGLSEPGLNRVIRAGYELLGLQTYFTAGVKEVRAWTIRKGATAPQAAGVIHSDFEKGFIRAEVIAYEDFITHRGEQGAKEAGKLRLEGKDYVVRDGDVMHFRFNV from the coding sequence ATGGGATTTAAATGTGGAATTGTGGGCTTGCCCAACGTTGGTAAATCAACTTTATTCAACGCCCTCACTAAAGCTGGCATTGAAGCCTCCAATTACCCATTCTGCACCATTGAACCCAATGTGGGGATCGTCACCGTACCTGACCCTCGTTTGGACGCCTTGGCTGAAATTGTTAAACCCCAACAAGTCCTACCAGCTACCATGCAATTTGTGGACATTGCTGGCTTGGTTAAAGGAGCCGCCAGCGGTGAAGGGCTTGGCAACCAATTTTTAGCCAATATCCGCGAAACCGACGCAATTGCTCATGTGGTACGCTGTTTTGAAAACAGCGACATCATTCACGTAGAAGGTAAAGTTGATCCTTTAAGTGATATAGCTGTCATCAATACTGAATTGGCTTTGGCCGACATGGAAACGCTTGAAAAAGCATTAATGAAAGCAAGCAAAAACAGCAAAAGCGGCAACAAAGAAGCCATTGCTGAAAAACAGGCTCTTGAAAAAATAAAAACGCATCTGGACGAAGGTAATCCCGTTAGAACCTTGGAATTAAACGGTGAAGAAGAAGCCATCGCCCGTCGTTTATTCTTATTAACAGCCAAACCAGTGCTTTATATTGCCAATGTGGATGACACAGGTTTTGAAAATAACCCTTTACTGGATAAGGTCAAAGAATTAGCCAAACAAGAAAATGCGAGCATTGTTGCTTTATCAGCAGCAACAGAAGCCGAACTTATGGAGTTGGATGATGACGAACGGAAAGAATTTATGGCGGACTTAGGCCTTTCTGAGCCAGGCCTTAATCGTGTCATTCGTGCCGGCTATGAGCTTTTAGGCTTACAAACTTATTTTACCGCAGGTGTTAAAGAAGTTCGTGCCTGGACGATAAGAAAGGGAGCTACCGCTCCGCAGGCTGCCGGGGTTATTCATAGCGATTTTGAAAAAGGCTTTATTCGAGCAGAAGTGATTGCCTATGAAGATTTCATTACCCACCGTGGCGAACAAGGTGCGAAAGAAGCAGGAAAATTACGCTTGGAAGGCAAAGATTATGTAGTCCGTGATGGAGACGTCATGCATTTTCGTTTTAATGTATAA
- the pth gene encoding aminoacyl-tRNA hydrolase, producing MTIKLIIGLRNPGSAYEHTRHNAGGWFATALCHRYEGALKVEKKLHAELANLEIKGHACKVLFPLTFMNHSGLPAREVSQFYRIEANEILVVHDELDLPAGRIKLKTGGGHGGHNGLRDLIAQLGSSNFHRLRIGIGHPGHKDLVLNYVLGKPSPQDRQLIIDAIDRGIAVMPTLLAGNMAAAMNALHS from the coding sequence ATGACGATTAAACTCATTATTGGCTTACGCAACCCTGGCTCTGCTTATGAGCACACGAGACATAACGCAGGCGGCTGGTTCGCTACCGCACTCTGCCACCGTTATGAGGGGGCGCTTAAGGTGGAAAAAAAATTACATGCAGAATTGGCAAACTTAGAAATTAAAGGCCATGCATGCAAGGTTTTGTTTCCTCTTACCTTTATGAACCACAGCGGCTTGCCTGCCCGTGAAGTGAGTCAATTTTACCGCATAGAGGCCAATGAAATTTTAGTCGTACACGATGAGCTGGATTTGCCTGCAGGCCGCATTAAACTAAAAACAGGTGGAGGCCACGGCGGGCATAATGGTTTGCGTGATTTAATTGCTCAATTGGGCAGTTCAAATTTCCATCGGTTAAGGATTGGAATCGGCCATCCAGGACACAAAGATTTGGTATTAAATTATGTATTGGGCAAGCCTTCGCCTCAGGATAGACAATTAATTATTGATGCCATTGATAGAGGAATTGCAGTGATGCCCACTTTGCTAGCCGGTAATATGGCAGCAGCAATGAATGCATTGCACAGCTGA
- a CDS encoding 50S ribosomal protein L25/general stress protein Ctc, producing MSTIVLEAESRKDIGKGASRRLRRLENKVPAVIYGGEKAPKAIHLLHNKVVKALENESIYSSVFDLNVDGKVEHVILKDLQRHPYKPVILHMDLQRVSAKDILVKHVPLHFTNEQNAKGVRAGGIITHTMTQVEVKCQVKNLPEFIEVDMTDVALDDVVHLSDLKLPKGVQLTVDAKDGSHNLPVVSIHAPRTGAAEEESAKTAAPSAEEAPEQE from the coding sequence ATGTCAACAATCGTTTTAGAAGCTGAATCAAGAAAAGACATAGGGAAAGGTGCGAGCCGCCGCCTTCGTCGTCTTGAGAACAAAGTACCAGCAGTTATCTATGGTGGCGAAAAGGCCCCTAAAGCCATTCACCTGCTCCACAATAAAGTGGTTAAAGCCTTAGAAAATGAGAGCATTTATTCATCAGTGTTTGATCTGAATGTCGATGGCAAAGTTGAACACGTAATCCTTAAGGATTTGCAGCGCCATCCTTACAAGCCTGTGATCCTTCATATGGATTTACAGCGTGTGTCAGCCAAAGACATCCTGGTAAAACATGTTCCACTGCATTTTACCAACGAACAGAACGCTAAGGGCGTAAGAGCCGGCGGTATCATCACTCACACCATGACCCAAGTCGAAGTAAAATGTCAGGTTAAGAATTTGCCTGAATTCATTGAAGTGGATATGACTGATGTTGCTTTGGATGATGTAGTTCATTTATCCGACCTAAAGCTCCCTAAAGGGGTTCAACTCACTGTTGATGCAAAAGATGGTAGCCATAACTTACCCGTGGTGAGCATCCATGCACCTCGGACTGGCGCTGCTGAAGAAGAGTCAGCTAAAACTGCTGCTCCTTCTGCAGAAGAAGCCCCTGAACAAGAATAA
- the rplU gene encoding 50S ribosomal protein L21 gives MYAVIKTGGKQYRVKEGDILKLEMLPADVGHEVSFSEVLMIADGDDFTCGSPLVKNATVKAEVLDHGRHRKVKIIKFRRRKHHMKQMGHRQYYTQVKITAISK, from the coding sequence ATGTATGCTGTAATTAAGACGGGCGGTAAGCAATACCGCGTAAAAGAAGGCGACATCCTCAAATTAGAAATGCTGCCCGCTGACGTTGGTCACGAAGTCAGTTTCTCTGAAGTCTTGATGATTGCTGATGGTGATGATTTTACCTGTGGTTCGCCGTTGGTAAAAAATGCCACAGTCAAAGCGGAAGTGCTCGATCATGGTCGTCACAGAAAAGTTAAAATTATTAAATTTCGTCGTCGTAAGCACCATATGAAACAAATGGGCCATCGACAATATTATACGCAAGTAAAAATTACTGCGATAAGCAAGTAA
- the rpmA gene encoding 50S ribosomal protein L27 — protein MAHKKAGGSTRNGRDSNPKYLGVKRYGGQLVNAGEIIVRQRGTRFHAGQGVGCGRDHTLYAMVAGIVHFSVKGKNNRKYVMIQAVEE, from the coding sequence ATGGCTCATAAGAAAGCAGGTGGTAGTACTCGTAATGGCCGCGACTCGAATCCTAAGTATCTTGGTGTGAAGCGTTACGGTGGTCAATTGGTTAATGCTGGTGAAATTATTGTTCGTCAACGTGGCACTCGTTTCCATGCGGGTCAAGGCGTTGGTTGCGGTCGCGATCACACTTTATACGCAATGGTTGCAGGTATTGTTCACTTCAGCGTGAAAGGCAAAAATAATCGTAAGTACGTCATGATTCAGGCCGTTGAAGAATAA
- the cgtA gene encoding Obg family GTPase CgtA — MKFVDEAIIKVEAGNGGPGCLSFRREKFVPRGGPDGGDGGDGGSVFLEGAPDLNTLIDFRYQRHFKAENGQHGMGGNCTGKKGEDLIIPVPVGTLVYDIDSGELLGDIRKAGERLLIAQGGFHGLGNARYKSSTNRAPRQTTPGSAGEARHLRLELRVLADVGLLGLPNAGKSTLIRAVSSAKPKVADYPFTTLHPALGVVRISTHKSFVMADIPGLIEGAAEGAGLGHRFLKHLARTCVLLHVIDVSPIDGSDPVESAKVILKELEEYDPELLTKPRWLVLNKLDLVEEKERPQAVKAIVDGLDWHGKVFQVSAITGEGTQQLCYSLMQLIDEMKEAEA; from the coding sequence ATGAAATTCGTCGATGAAGCGATCATTAAAGTGGAGGCGGGTAACGGCGGACCGGGCTGCCTAAGTTTTCGCCGTGAAAAATTTGTGCCGCGAGGCGGCCCTGATGGCGGAGATGGAGGAGACGGGGGGAGTGTTTTTTTAGAGGGTGCTCCTGATCTAAATACCTTGATTGATTTTCGTTATCAGCGCCATTTTAAGGCCGAGAATGGCCAGCATGGCATGGGCGGGAATTGTACAGGGAAAAAGGGTGAGGATTTAATCATTCCAGTACCCGTGGGCACCTTGGTGTACGACATCGACAGTGGTGAGTTATTAGGTGACATTCGTAAGGCAGGGGAACGATTGCTGATTGCTCAGGGTGGTTTCCATGGTTTGGGAAATGCGCGTTATAAGAGCAGTACCAATCGTGCTCCAAGACAAACGACTCCGGGAAGTGCTGGAGAAGCACGTCATTTGCGCCTGGAATTAAGAGTTTTAGCTGATGTGGGACTGCTGGGTTTGCCCAACGCTGGTAAATCCACTTTGATCCGTGCAGTGTCCAGTGCCAAGCCCAAAGTGGCAGACTACCCATTCACCACACTGCATCCCGCTTTGGGAGTGGTGAGAATTTCAACGCATAAAAGCTTTGTCATGGCGGATATTCCCGGTTTGATTGAAGGGGCTGCTGAGGGCGCAGGATTGGGGCATCGCTTTTTGAAGCATTTAGCTCGCACCTGTGTTTTATTGCATGTCATAGACGTTTCACCGATTGACGGCAGTGATCCGGTGGAATCTGCAAAAGTCATTCTTAAAGAACTGGAAGAGTATGATCCAGAGCTATTAACAAAACCACGCTGGCTTGTTTTAAATAAGCTTGACTTAGTTGAAGAGAAAGAAAGGCCTCAAGCCGTAAAAGCCATTGTTGATGGCTTAGACTGGCACGGAAAGGTGTTTCAAGTTTCTGCCATTACCGGTGAAGGTACCCAGCAACTTTGCTATTCACTGATGCAGTTGATTGATGAGATGAAAGAGGCGGAAGCTTAG
- a CDS encoding competence/damage-inducible protein A has translation MTIALLATGDEIIHGDTLNSNSHEIAHALNSEGLPLGLQLACGDNEQTICDCLDYLARAHDCIIVIGGLGPTSDDKTRFALQRFLKIELLEFPEALNHIAARLQHYNRELNQGNRQQALFPKGATLLPNPHGTAMGCYYKSGKKRFFLLPGPPRECLPMLNRFVLPLLQDIQHNDKSTYKWRLFGVAEGQIAEALDAALAHLDCETGYRLETPYVEFKVRCREEVVPEVKQVIEPLIKPHIITGTDKKASQLLQDTIRQLQTPITIVDEATGGLLQTLIQTPETAEWLFFNNCNKTASLHFHLQGLKEYWQQEQPKGKTELSIQYRQKETQGTEHHFIAHRSPLVIHLAAEWLSFRLFHLINQLHQ, from the coding sequence ATGACTATAGCCCTTCTTGCCACTGGAGATGAAATTATTCATGGTGATACTTTGAACAGCAACAGCCATGAGATTGCCCATGCTTTAAACTCAGAAGGACTTCCTTTGGGCCTACAGCTCGCTTGCGGTGATAATGAGCAGACCATATGTGATTGCCTTGATTATCTTGCCAGAGCCCATGATTGCATCATTGTTATTGGCGGATTGGGACCCACTTCGGATGATAAAACCCGCTTTGCCTTGCAACGCTTCCTTAAAATTGAATTGCTTGAGTTTCCAGAAGCCTTAAATCATATAGCTGCTCGTTTGCAACATTATAATCGTGAACTAAACCAAGGGAATCGCCAACAAGCGCTGTTCCCCAAAGGTGCCACGCTGTTGCCAAATCCCCATGGCACGGCAATGGGATGTTATTATAAGTCCGGTAAGAAGCGCTTTTTTTTATTGCCAGGCCCCCCCAGAGAATGCCTGCCAATGCTCAATCGCTTTGTGCTGCCACTGTTACAAGACATACAACATAATGATAAATCCACATACAAATGGCGCTTGTTCGGTGTTGCCGAAGGTCAAATTGCTGAGGCACTGGATGCGGCTTTGGCACATCTAGATTGCGAAACGGGTTATCGCCTCGAAACACCCTATGTTGAATTCAAAGTGCGTTGCCGCGAAGAAGTGGTTCCTGAGGTGAAGCAAGTTATTGAGCCGCTCATAAAGCCGCATATCATTACGGGTACTGATAAAAAAGCCTCCCAGCTTTTGCAAGACACTATCCGGCAATTGCAAACCCCGATTACTATTGTTGATGAAGCAACGGGCGGGCTTTTACAAACGTTAATTCAAACTCCAGAAACGGCTGAATGGCTATTTTTTAACAATTGTAACAAAACGGCCAGTCTTCATTTTCACCTGCAAGGTCTTAAAGAATACTGGCAGCAGGAACAGCCAAAAGGTAAAACAGAATTAAGCATTCAGTACCGTCAAAAAGAGACGCAAGGGACAGAACATCATTTCATAGCACATCGAAGTCCTCTGGTTATTCACCTTGCTGCAGAGTGGCTAAGCTTCCGCCTCTTTCATCTCATCAATCAACTGCATCAGTGA
- a CDS encoding metal-dependent hydrolase yields the protein MDPITHGALGAACARGVLAKGNTGIVLIAGALAGMAADLDVFIRSAGHPLLFFLYHRHFTHSLMFIPVGAFLIGLCLLLLLGRREPWKLVFAACLIGYSTHGLLDACTSYGTLLYWPFSYTRISWDLISIIDPFFTFPLILGVVWTIVHGKRIGVFVGLSIAMTFLLFNSLQHLRSLRAAELFVQQNHLGLHHLRVMPKLMSSLNWRGIGRSERDFFAMDVSTPLLKRTTIQLKTHYPLMQAQYIPDYLRRSPTLMEDLGIFSWFSDYYSILVNKQPLVLADGRFLMDDRVNQALWSFAFLPNKTYAEEIRFLRIGREQ from the coding sequence ATGGATCCAATCACTCATGGAGCTCTAGGCGCTGCTTGCGCCCGCGGCGTTTTGGCCAAGGGAAACACCGGCATTGTTCTTATTGCTGGGGCCTTGGCAGGAATGGCAGCGGACCTGGATGTCTTTATCCGCTCAGCCGGGCATCCTTTATTATTTTTTCTTTACCATCGACATTTCACACATTCTTTGATGTTTATCCCTGTCGGTGCCTTTCTTATTGGTCTTTGCTTATTGCTATTGCTGGGCCGCCGGGAACCCTGGAAACTTGTTTTCGCAGCTTGCCTAATTGGCTATTCCACTCATGGGTTATTGGATGCATGCACAAGTTATGGCACGCTATTATATTGGCCATTTTCCTACACCCGCATTAGTTGGGATTTAATTTCCATCATCGATCCCTTCTTCACTTTTCCTTTAATTCTTGGTGTGGTGTGGACCATTGTTCATGGAAAGCGAATTGGGGTTTTTGTTGGCCTATCCATAGCTATGACCTTCCTGTTATTCAACAGCCTTCAACATCTTCGCAGTTTACGGGCGGCAGAACTGTTCGTGCAGCAAAACCACTTGGGATTGCACCACCTAAGAGTCATGCCGAAATTGATGAGTTCCCTAAACTGGAGAGGCATTGGACGGTCAGAGAGGGACTTTTTTGCTATGGATGTGTCCACGCCTTTATTGAAACGCACTACAATTCAACTTAAGACCCATTATCCCTTGATGCAGGCGCAATATATTCCTGATTACTTAAGACGTTCACCAACTCTTATGGAGGATCTGGGAATTTTTAGCTGGTTTTCTGATTACTATTCCATTCTAGTGAATAAACAACCCTTAGTACTCGCCGATGGACGTTTTTTAATGGATGATAGGGTCAACCAGGCACTATGGTCTTTTGCATTTTTACCGAATAAGACCTATGCCGAAGAAATTAGATTCTTAAGAATTGGACGTGAACAATGA
- a CDS encoding mechanosensitive ion channel family protein, with amino-acid sequence MHLFEPEKLLNLVYAISLFFIGYFVAKQISFLVARGLGKHFSAHHSMLVKRILFYLIFTIFAVSSLQNLGVKLSVLLGAAGVFTVAISFASQTAASNLISGIFLLFEQPFKVGDSVEIKGISGTVDSIDLLSTKLKTPDNKLVRIPNEVMIKTEITNLSYFSTRRIDLIVSVAYDCDINRVKSMLMNIAGDCDQILKEPAPYASIDNFANSAMEIKFMVWVNTADLTAARNLLQERIKQQFDQEGIEAPPPQITVHRV; translated from the coding sequence ATGCATCTCTTTGAACCGGAAAAATTGCTTAATTTGGTTTATGCAATCAGTTTATTCTTTATTGGTTATTTCGTTGCTAAACAAATCAGTTTCCTGGTTGCCCGTGGTCTTGGCAAGCACTTCTCCGCTCATCACAGTATGCTGGTCAAAAGAATCCTTTTTTATTTGATATTCACTATCTTCGCTGTTAGTAGTCTTCAGAATTTGGGGGTTAAGCTTTCGGTATTGCTGGGAGCTGCCGGAGTCTTTACCGTAGCCATCAGCTTTGCATCCCAAACAGCAGCTTCCAACTTAATTAGTGGTATTTTTCTGCTCTTTGAGCAACCTTTTAAGGTCGGAGACAGTGTTGAAATCAAGGGCATTAGTGGCACCGTAGATTCCATTGATTTGCTCTCCACCAAGCTTAAGACTCCCGACAATAAATTAGTGCGTATTCCAAATGAGGTCATGATCAAAACTGAAATAACGAATTTGAGTTATTTTTCCACCCGAAGAATTGATCTTATTGTTTCCGTGGCTTATGACTGCGACATTAACCGCGTGAAATCGATGTTAATGAATATTGCAGGAGATTGCGACCAAATTCTTAAAGAACCTGCTCCATACGCCAGTATCGACAATTTTGCCAACTCCGCCATGGAAATTAAATTTATGGTTTGGGTAAATACTGCTGATTTGACCGCCGCACGTAATTTGCTTCAGGAAAGAATCAAACAACAATTTGACCAAGAAGGCATTGAAGCACCCCCCCCACAAATTACGGTTCATAGGGTCTAG
- a CDS encoding DUF72 domain-containing protein codes for MAVKGFHIGTSGWSYKGWIGDFYPENLSTTKMLSQYAKCFGSVEVNTSFYGTPKKKTITTWCADTPQEFIFSCKASRYITHLKRLHDAKDALAYLYNAFEPFAEKLGPILFQLPPRFHVDVKRLLEFLNLLSKDYDYTFEFRDRSWLCDEIYDILQTHEISLCFYDFRGYRSPEIVTGNFIYLRLHGPEPQPYQGHYSQQVLAEYADKFIHWQEEGKPVYCYFDNDQKVCAPHDAMQLIQELSTRL; via the coding sequence ATGGCTGTAAAGGGATTTCATATCGGCACATCGGGATGGAGTTATAAAGGGTGGATTGGCGATTTTTACCCTGAAAATCTCAGTACTACAAAGATGTTGTCTCAGTATGCAAAATGCTTTGGCAGCGTGGAAGTAAATACCAGCTTTTACGGCACACCCAAGAAAAAAACCATTACAACCTGGTGCGCCGATACGCCTCAAGAATTCATTTTTTCCTGTAAAGCTAGCCGCTATATAACTCATCTTAAACGACTCCATGATGCAAAAGATGCATTAGCCTATTTATACAATGCATTTGAACCGTTTGCTGAAAAACTTGGACCTATTTTGTTTCAATTACCACCACGCTTTCATGTGGATGTAAAACGCTTGCTTGAATTCTTGAACTTACTGAGTAAAGATTACGACTATACCTTTGAATTTAGAGACCGAAGTTGGCTATGCGATGAGATTTATGACATTTTGCAAACTCATGAAATCTCACTCTGTTTTTACGATTTTCGGGGGTACCGCTCACCTGAAATCGTCACCGGAAATTTTATTTATCTCCGCTTGCATGGCCCTGAACCTCAACCCTATCAAGGACATTACAGTCAGCAGGTGTTGGCTGAATATGCCGATAAGTTCATTCATTGGCAAGAAGAGGGCAAACCCGTCTATTGTTATTTTGATAACGATCAAAAAGTATGTGCCCCTCACGATGCCATGCAATTAATCCAGGAATTAAGCACGCGTCTTTAG